GTGTTGCCTCGTCATTGAGAAGGACAATGCAGTTTCCGCAGGCCTTTCCCCTGCAGTGGCTATTGATGCTGGTTATCCCCACATCCTCCATAAGAATGAGTGAGAGTGGCTTGTTTGAGTTGACTGAGAGGGAAAGTGCCTTCCCGTCTATAGTGCATTCTATCTTCATACATTACCTCTGAGTGCCTCAAGCAATGTCTCTCCGTCTACTGGGATTTTCCCGACCGGATAACCAAGGGCTTGTTCAAGGGCTGAGATAAACGCGCTGGTGATTACCCCTTTCAAAGCACTGGTGATTGAAGAAGAGATCTGCTGGCCTTCATCTTTTATGGTGATCTCAATATTGAATGTATCGCTATGGCTCAAAAGTGCTCCTGCCTCCCTGAGTGTAGTGACGATTGTGTGGCGGATCTTGCTTCTTAGGCTCTGTTCATCGAACACCCTGGAGAGGGACACAGCACACCACACCCTTCTTACCAGAGGCTGCAATGTGACTGAGTCAATCTCCAACTCCAAGGCAGTTGCCACCCAGCTATTGCTGAGAAACATCGATCCTTTCATACCTGGTTGTTTCGGGGAGAGCACACTTTCACAGATAGGGAGAGGCTGGACAAATCGTTTCTCCTTGATCTGATTACAAGCCTTCTGAATCTGTTGAGGCATTCTTCCACTATTTGCGGTCAGTACCGAAGGACCACTGTCTAGCATCTCTTTTTGTTCCTCGACAAAGGAGATGTCGCTTTTTGAAACCTGCAGTTCCTCACTGATGATCTGCTTCCAGATCTCGGCGCTTGATCCGATGGTATAAAAAGAGGTATTCACCTCGACCTTGTTGTTTGGGTTGAGGGTAATCTGTACAGGTTGTTGTGGTAGGGAACGGCATTCACTGCTGAATCCGCTTATTCCAGCTCCACAGGCGAGTGCTACCCCCCTGCTGTAGTTGAAGAATGTCGAGAGTTTGACACGCATCTGGGCCTGCATCTCATAGGCGGCGTTTTTTCTCTGGAAGTCGCTGGAGTCGCTGACTGTGGTTATGAGTTCCTTGAGCTTTGCATATTTGTCTGAACGGATGACCTGGCTGTGCGAAGTACTCTCTGAAGCAAATTTCAACCGCCAGGTGAGGGGATTGTACCCACTGAGTTTTGCCAGGGCACTATAGTGAGATTCTGTTGAGCAGAGTGCATCACTGTAACCCAGATCCCCAAAGAAATGGGCTGGTCTTTTTCGAGATGTGTTGAATGTAATGGAGATGCTTAGCGACATCAAGCTATACAGCGGTACCAAGCCAGCGATCAGTTGATTGGCCATCTCATCACTGAACAGTGAAACACTTCCTTGGTCGACTACTGCCTCGATTGATTCAGCTTGGGCTCGACCGTCGCTGAAGAACCAGGTCTTTCGTTTGATGGTAAGGTCTGGGCGTATGCTCTCTGCATTGATAAGCATCTCGACCGGGCAGTTGCCTTTCAGGCAGGCAATGGATGCAATGGCACACATGGTGCTCGGTGTGATGAGCATCTCATCATGTGGGGCAAAGAACGGTTCTCGATGGATTACAATGCGGCGTTTGGGAATGCCTGTAACATCACTGACGGTCTCCCTGACATGGCTTGGCCACTGGGTAGGCGTGGTGATATGCAGGATGTCATCCTCGACCACTACACTGATACGCGAGAGAGTATTGCTCTCATAATTGCTCCCACTATAGCGATAGGTGCGCTCAAGGACTTCCAGACCTTCTTCCTTGATGGCTTCTTCCAGGTTGCCGAATTGGAAGGAGAATGGTTTTGCTTCCACAGGAGGAGACTCCTCCTCTCCACTGGGAAGCTGGTAAGAGATATTGATCTCCTTGCTTTTAAGCTGGACAGATTCAGTGTCATACCCAAAGAGAGCGAGAATGGGTTGGTGATGGTAGGAGATGACCGAGGAAGTGAGCAGGGGGGTGGAGGCATCCAGTACGCGCACACGGTTTGTTCCCGGGATATCTCTGGTGGTGACCAGTACAAAATTGTTGTCCAACGTCGGTAGTGAGATTTCCTCTATTCGGCCGGCATCGACCGATGAGGTGACGATGTAGCCGTGAAGGGTGGTCACCTTGCCTGTCGATGATCGTTTGTCTGCCATGCGATGTTCCTCTCTCGAGTATGAAAGATACCATGTCCAGCCCTCGAGGGCAATGAGAGAAACCACCTACTCCGCTTGCAAGGCAAGGGTGCAAGCCGTACAATTGGGACTATGAATACCCATGAATCATCACACCTCGATGAGGTTCGTTCCCTGATAGACCAGCTTTCTCGATACCAGAGGGCTTATTATGTTGATAACCAGCCCTTGGTAAGCGACACAGAGTATGACCGTCTCTTCGACCGGTTACAGGATTTGGAGAGCCGATATCCCTCCCTGCGTTTTCCAGATTCCCCCACCCAGAGGGTTGGAAGTGATCTGGATGCAACCTTCCCCGAAGTGCAACACACCATCCCGGTGCTGAGCCTAGACAAGGTGTATGCCGATAGTGAACTACTCTCCTGGATTGAGCGAACGGAAACAAAGGTTTCCCGTGATCTTGGGATTGTCATAGAGGAAAAGATTGATGGCATTTCAATCGTGCTCTATTACGAGGAAGGGTATCTGGTGCGAGCTGTAACTCGAGGAAATGGGACCATTGGTAATGACGTAACGGCCAATGTGAAGACCATTGCTTCCATTCCATTGCGGCTGAGTGAACCAGTAACAGTGGCCGTTAGGGGTGAGGTCTACCTTCCGAAAGACAAGTTTGAAACGCTCAACTCCCAGATGGAGGTTCCCTATGCAAATCCAAGAAACCTTGCTGCTGGAACCATTAGAAGGATCAAGAGCAGTGAGGTTGCAAAGGTTCCTCTCCAGATATTTGCCTATGAAGGATTCTGGGATGGGGAGACTGAGATCAAGGACCACCTTTCCATCCTCAGCAAGCTGGTTCACTATGGTTTTCGGGTGAATCCAAGCTTCGGTTACTTTACCAGATCTGCAGAGAGAGCAAAGGCTCAACTGAAAGAAGCCAACCTGGAGGGGTTTGGCGGCAGCTACGATGATATCGCCACCTATATTCAGCACCATACCAATAGACGTGCTTCACTCGGGTATGAGATAGATGGCCTGGTGGCCAAGGTAAATGAGCTTGCGGTCCGTTCTCAGCTCGGGTATACGGCCCATCATCCACGATGGGCGATGGCCTACAAGTTCGAATCTCCACAGGCTCAGACAATCTTGCTCTCCATTGATCTGCAGGTTGGGAGAACAGGACGGGTCACCCCGGTTGCGCGGGTCAAGCCTGTGCAGGTCGCTGGTTCCACCATCAGCAACATCACACTCCACAACCAGGATTACATCAATATGTTGGAATTGGCTCTTGGGGATGTGGTTGAGATTTCCCGTAGAGGGGATGTAATCCCAGCAGTGGAACGGGTGATTGAGAAGAATGAAAACTCTGAGGGGGTCTATATGATGGAGCCCTTCTGCCCTGTATGCGGTACGGGTTTGGTGGAGAAGGGAGCGCACACCTTTTGTCCCAACCCCCAGTGTCCTGCGCAGGTACGGGGTCGTATAGAGTTTTTTATTTCCAAGGGCGGAATGGATATCGACAACTTTGGTCCTGAGACGGCAGCTGTCCTTATTGAGCAAGGAGTCTTGCAGGATATACCGGATATCTACAGGATTGATTATAGAAAGGTCCTTGGTGAGTTGAGTGGGTTTGGGGAGAAGAAGATTCTCCTGCTTGAAAAGGGCGTTGAAGAATCCAAGAAAAGGAGCTTCACCCAGGTGCTTATCTCCTTGGGCATCCCTGAGCTTGGGAAGAAAGGTGCCCAGATCTTGATTGAGTCTGGTCTGGACAGCATGGAAAAGCTCCTTGATGTTGCCAGACGCCAGGATGTGGAGAGACTTACCAGCATCAAGCAGATCGGGGAGAAGAGTGCAAAGCTCTATATTGATGCATTGAATGATCCCACGATGCAGGAGCGTATTGCTGCGTTGGCGAGTTTCGGCTTGGCAATGGAGGAGAAGGAAGAGGCACATGCCTTGGTGAATGAAAGCTTTTCTGGCCAGGTGTGGTGCGTTACCGGCTCCTTCGAGCACTTCAATCCTCGCTCCAAGGCAATGGATGAGGTACTCAAGCGGGGTGGGAGAACGGTAAGTGCTGTTACAAGCAAGACAACCCACCTGCTTGCCGGTAGCGGCGGAGGAAGCAAGCTCAAGAAAGCGCAGGAAATCGGGATAACCATTGTGGATGAGCCAAGCTTCCTGGCCATGTTGGGTGAAGGGGAGAAGAAGAGGGAGGAAATGCAAGGCGAATTCTCTTTTTAGGGTCGTTTTAGTGACATTTCTCCAGAAAACGTATATACATACCCATGACTGGAGGACAGAATATGCATGTACTAGCAAAAGAACTGAATGAGACGTTGCAGGGAACCATCGTGGACGCAATGCTCTCCGACGTAGGACGAAGGATGTTTTTCCCCAAGGGGATCGTCGCCCAAAGCGCCGAAGCCGGCAAAAAAGCCACTCGGTTCAATGCCACCATCGGGATGGCTACATCCGGTGGGCAACCGATGTATTTGTCGGACATTTATCATCAGTTTACTGATAACGCCTTCAAGCCCTCCGAATTGTTTTCCTATGCACCAGGTGGCGGAGATCCCGCACTTAGGGCCTTGTGGAAAGAACAAATGATCGTCAAAAACCCAACTCTGAAGGGAAAGACCTTCAGCCTTCCGGCTGTCACCGCTGGGTTGACACATGGGCTGCAGATGATGGCTCAGCTTTTTGTCCAGGAAGGAGACACCTTGGTGATTCCCAACCTTGCCTGGGACAACTATGAGCTGATCTTTACTCATCAAAC
This sequence is a window from uncultured Sphaerochaeta sp.. Protein-coding genes within it:
- a CDS encoding molybdopterin cofactor-binding domain-containing protein, translating into MADKRSSTGKVTTLHGYIVTSSVDAGRIEEISLPTLDNNFVLVTTRDIPGTNRVRVLDASTPLLTSSVISYHHQPILALFGYDTESVQLKSKEINISYQLPSGEEESPPVEAKPFSFQFGNLEEAIKEEGLEVLERTYRYSGSNYESNTLSRISVVVEDDILHITTPTQWPSHVRETVSDVTGIPKRRIVIHREPFFAPHDEMLITPSTMCAIASIACLKGNCPVEMLINAESIRPDLTIKRKTWFFSDGRAQAESIEAVVDQGSVSLFSDEMANQLIAGLVPLYSLMSLSISITFNTSRKRPAHFFGDLGYSDALCSTESHYSALAKLSGYNPLTWRLKFASESTSHSQVIRSDKYAKLKELITTVSDSSDFQRKNAAYEMQAQMRVKLSTFFNYSRGVALACGAGISGFSSECRSLPQQPVQITLNPNNKVEVNTSFYTIGSSAEIWKQIISEELQVSKSDISFVEEQKEMLDSGPSVLTANSGRMPQQIQKACNQIKEKRFVQPLPICESVLSPKQPGMKGSMFLSNSWVATALELEIDSVTLQPLVRRVWCAVSLSRVFDEQSLRSKIRHTIVTTLREAGALLSHSDTFNIEITIKDEGQQISSSITSALKGVITSAFISALEQALGYPVGKIPVDGETLLEALRGNV
- the ligA gene encoding NAD-dependent DNA ligase LigA, with the protein product MNTHESSHLDEVRSLIDQLSRYQRAYYVDNQPLVSDTEYDRLFDRLQDLESRYPSLRFPDSPTQRVGSDLDATFPEVQHTIPVLSLDKVYADSELLSWIERTETKVSRDLGIVIEEKIDGISIVLYYEEGYLVRAVTRGNGTIGNDVTANVKTIASIPLRLSEPVTVAVRGEVYLPKDKFETLNSQMEVPYANPRNLAAGTIRRIKSSEVAKVPLQIFAYEGFWDGETEIKDHLSILSKLVHYGFRVNPSFGYFTRSAERAKAQLKEANLEGFGGSYDDIATYIQHHTNRRASLGYEIDGLVAKVNELAVRSQLGYTAHHPRWAMAYKFESPQAQTILLSIDLQVGRTGRVTPVARVKPVQVAGSTISNITLHNQDYINMLELALGDVVEISRRGDVIPAVERVIEKNENSEGVYMMEPFCPVCGTGLVEKGAHTFCPNPQCPAQVRGRIEFFISKGGMDIDNFGPETAAVLIEQGVLQDIPDIYRIDYRKVLGELSGFGEKKILLLEKGVEESKKRSFTQVLISLGIPELGKKGAQILIESGLDSMEKLLDVARRQDVERLTSIKQIGEKSAKLYIDALNDPTMQERIAALASFGLAMEEKEEAHALVNESFSGQVWCVTGSFEHFNPRSKAMDEVLKRGGRTVSAVTSKTTHLLAGSGGGSKLKKAQEIGITIVDEPSFLAMLGEGEKKREEMQGEFSF